caggtcccccctctTATTCATGATGATTGTAAAGGTAAAACTGATCCTAgagcagcactcctactctgagaggctTTGTGTTTTCTAGGCCTAGTTCTCAATTGGCACTTTGATgagatgagaagagatgagagcAGACGTTCCCTTCAGAATAAAGAAGACAACATGTCAGTACACCAGCTCATGGAATGGTACATAATGTTCCCTGTGTCCACCATTTAGTTAGAGTGGGCAGAGAAGGTCATTTATCCACCATTTAGTTAGAGTGGGCAGAGAAGGTCATTTATCCACCATTTAGTTAGAGTGGGCAGAGAAGGTCATTTATCCAACATTTAGTTAGAGTGGGCAGAGAAGGTCATTTATCCACCATTTAGTTAGAGTGGGCAGAGAAGGTCATTTATCCAACATTTAGTTAGAGTGGGCAGAGAAGGTCATTTATCCAACATTTAGTTAGAGTGGGCAGAGAAGGTCATTTATCCAACATTTAGTTAGAGTGGGCAGAGAAGGTCATTTATCCACCATTTAGTTAGAGTGGGCAGAGAAGGTCATTTATCCACCATTTAGTTAGAGTGGGCAGAGAAGGTCATTTATCCACCATTTAGTTATTAGAGTGGACAGACAAGGTGATTTTGAGGCAGCCCAGTTCTTTCCCCATAGCTCCCAGCACTCCTTGTACTCTGTAGTGTCCGTTGGTCAGCCAATAGGGCAGGTCAATGTTAGAAGTCCAACTTTAGTGTACACCCCTTAGAACAGACAGGAAATAGAGGTTTCAATCAATACACTTCcacttcatcccaaatggcatcctataccctataaagtgcactaggtatgaccaaggcccatagggctctattcaaagGTAGTGCACCATGGTCGAAGTATATACAGGGataaggtgtcatttgggacaccaCCTTTGAGTAAAGCATGTTTTACTGTATAGAAAAGGTATGCACCCTCAGGAGAAAGAAAATCGGTCATTTGAACACAGTAGACTTTGAGTAAACAGAAAAAAACGTATCCTTGAGGAAAAACAGAATGAGTACTGAGCAACAGAACGCTAAGTGCAAATGTCGAAAACATTCAGAGAACGTTTTGTTGTTAGGCTAGCTGCTGTTCAACAAACAGCACTCTGTTACCAGTCATTCACAGTGCTATCAACGGACATTCACTACATTGCACTGATGAGGATATGAAAGAGAGAAGTAGCCTAAGTGGTAACCACTGAATAACAGGTACGTTCTACATCACATATCATGTAGGAGTGTTGTGTTCAaaaggcaccaaatggaagaaaatggaCAGATATGCCTATAGAGGGACCAGGAACAACCATGATCATTTTTCATAgcaaaatggtttcaaattattgtTCCCTATTGAACACTACCACAAACTCTAGACTCACAGCTTTAAAGGGACAGTGGCAGGGGATGGACTATAGTATAGACTCACAGCTTTAAAGGGACAGTGGGCAGGGGatggactacagtatagactcacAGCTTTAAAGTGACAGTGGACAGGGATGAACTTTAGACTCACAGCTTTAAAGGGACTGTGGCAGGGAATGGAATCAGTTGACTCACAGCTTTAAAGGGACAGTGGCAGGGGATGGACTCATTTATCTCACAGCTTTAAAGGGACAGTGGGCAGGGGATGAACTACAGTATAGACTCACAGATTTAAAGTGACAGTGGACAGGGGATGAACTCAGTTATTTAAAGGGACAGTGGCAGGGGATGAACTACAGTATAGACTCACAGCTTTAAAGGGACAGTGGGCAGGGGATGGTCATTTACTCACAGCTTTAAAGGGACAGTGGGCAGGGAATGGTCAGTTTATCCACCATTTAGTTAGAGTGGGCAGACTCAAGCATTTAAAGGGACTGTGGAGGGATGAACAAGTATGACTCACAGCTTTAAAGGGACAGTGGCAGGGGATGGAATACAGTATAGACTCACAGCTTTAAAGGGACAGTGGCAGGGGatggactacagtatagactcacAGCTTTAAAGGGACAGTGGCAGGGGatggactacagtatagactcacAGCTTTAAAGGGACAGTGGCAGGGGatggactacagtatagactcacAGCTTTAAAGGGACAGTGGCAGGGGATGACTCAGTATAGTGTACACAGCTTTAAAGGGACAGTGGGCAACAGTATAGACTCACAGATTTAAAGTGACAGTGGACCAATACACTTCcacttcatcccaaatggcatcctatataGATTCACAGCTTTAAAGGGACAGTGGCAGGGGATGAACTACAGTATAGACCACAGCTTTAAAGGGACAGTGGGCAGGGGATGGGCTCTATTCAAAGGTAGTGCACTCATGGTACAGGACTCACAGCTTTAAAGGGACAGTATACAGGATAAGCTTTAAAGGGACAGTGGCAGGGGATGGACTACACCGACTCACAGCTTTAAAGGGACAGTGGCAGGGGATGGACTACAGTACTCACAGCTTTAAAGGGACAGTGGCAGGGGATGGACTCAGGGGATGGAATACAATATAGACTCACAGCTTTAAAGGGACAGTGGGCAGGGGATGGACTACAAATATAGACTCACAGCTTTAAAGGGACAGTGGCAAAAAGTATAGATCACAGCTTTAAAGGAAAATGGACAGAATGAGTAAAGGGACAGTGGCAGGGGATGGATGGACTCACAGCTTTAAAGGGACAGCAACAGTATAGACTCACAGCTTGTATAGACTCACAGAAAACAGTGGGCAGAGAACGTTTTGTTGCTTTAAAGGGACAGTGGCAGGGGATGGACTACAGTCAACAAACAGCACTCTGCTTTAAAGGGACAGTGGGCAGGGGTTGGACACAGTGACTCACAGCTTTAACGGGACATTGGCACTGGACATTGACTCACAGCTTTAGGGACATGGGCAGGGACAGTGggcaggactacagtatagactcacAGCTTTAAAGGGACAGTGGCAGGGGATGGACTACAGTACTCACAGCTTTAAAGGGACAGTGAATAACAGGTACGTTCTCACACATCACATACCATGTAGGAGTGTTGTGTTCAaaaggcaccaaatggaagaaaatggaCAGATGGATGCCTACAGAGGACCAGGAACACAGATCATTTTTCATGAACTACAGCAAAAGCTGATTTCAAATTGAACTCCCTTTAAAGAACAGTGGGCAGGGGAAACTACAGTAGACTCACAGATTTAAAGGGACAGTGGCAGGGGatggactacagtatagactcacAGCTTTAAAGGGACAGTGGCAGGGGATGGATTACAGTATAGACTCACAGCTTTAAAGGGACAGTGGGCAGGGGATGGATTACAGTATAGACTCACAGCTTTAAATGGACAGTGGCAGGGGATGGATGGCTTTAAAGGGACAGTGGCAGGGatggactacagtatagactcacAGCTTTAAAGGGACAGTGGCAGGGGatggactacagtatagactcacAGCTTTAAAGGGACAGTGGCAGGGGATGAACTACAGTATAGACTCACAGCTTTAAAGGGACAGTGGGCAGGGGATGAACTACAGTATAGACTCACAGCTTTAAAGGGACAGTGGACAGGGGatggactacagtatagactcacagctttaaagggacagtggatggactacagtatagactcacAGCTTTAAAGGGACAGTGGCAGGGGATGGATTACAGTATAGACTCACAGCTTTAAAGGGACAGTGGACAGGGGatggactacagtatagactcacagctttaaagggacagtggatggactacagtatagactcacAGCTTTAAAGGGACAGTGGCAGGGGatggactacagtatagactcacAGCTTTAAAGGGACAGTGGCAGGGGatggactacagtatagactcacAGCTTTAAAGGGACAGTAGCAGGGGAAGGATTACAGTATAGACTCACAGCTTTAAAGGGACAGTGGCAGGGGatggactacagtatagactcacAGCTTTAAAGGGACAGTGGCAGGGGatggactacagtatagactcacAGCTTTAAAGGGACAGTGGCAGGGGATGGATTACAGTATAGACTCACAGCTTTAAAGGGACAGTGGCAGGGGatggactacagtatagactcacAGCTTTAAAGGGACAGTGGCAGGGGATGAACTACAGTATAGACTCACAGCTTTAAAGGGACAGTGGACAGGGGATGAACTACAGTATAGACTCACAGCTTTAAAGGGACAGTGGACAAGGGatggactacagtatagactcacagctttaaagggacagtggatggactacagtatagactcacAGCTTTAAAGGGACAGTGGCAGGGGATGGATTACAGTATAGACTCACAGCTTTAAAGGGACAGTGGCAGGGGatggactacagtatagactcacAGCTTTAAAGGGACAGTGGCAGGGGATGAACTACAGTATAGACTCACAGCTTTAAAGGGACAGTGGACAGGGGATGAACTACAGTATAGACTCACAGCTTTAAAGGGACAGTGGCAGGGGATGAACTACAGTATAGACTCACAGCTTTAAAGGGACAGTGGACAGGGGATGAACTACAGTATCGACTCACAGCTTTAAAGGGACAGTGGatggactacagtatagactcacAGCTTTAAAGGGACAGTGGCAGGGGATGCCGTAGGTGTGTAGAGGTTCAGGACAGTCCTGTCCTGGCGGTATGAGCTGGTTGAGCAGGTCACAGCCGTCTGTGTAATGGCAGCTCCCGATCTCTTCCAGACATGGGACCGTGACCCAGAACCCTGCCACCTCCTTCTCCAGGGTCACATTCACCTAAAAGATAAATATATAGGGCCAGTTAAGTGGGATGTCTGGAAAAACATTGTAGGCTACAGTAACAATGCACCTATCCACAAGGTAGGCCATCACAAGGTTACATTTACCTATGGACAAAATACTGTTATTTAACTACTGTTTGACATTTGACTGGCCAATATGCATCCTAAATAGGACCAGGATGTTATGAAAAACAAAGTATCAATAAAATAACAAGTGTCAATAAAACTATATGTTACAGTTGTACCACCAAGCGTGGCCAGGTTACCTAAAGAGGAGAAAATCAGAACAGTGCCAAGGTGTTTTAAAGCCGTGTCTAATGCCGAGCTATTCTTCACTTGAACATTGTGCCCTAGTCGTTTACAGCAAAGAAGAAACTGTTATATTCTTCCCTtgcaatgatgtcaccattggaATTCTGCAATGTTAGAAAGAATTCTGGGTAGGCTATTACCGCCCTAACAAGctaaaaggcagtaactgctcatttggTCGAAAATTAGTTAATGTCATTtttgctacattaaatacatgcttaatcatgtggacaagtatcctgcctctattgtATTGTGTTCAGGAGAAAATAGGGGGTCATGTTATCAGTAACTGTAtaaagttactgtgaaaccaaggtaaataaaaGGCATTTTTCTCAGTTCCACACTATGAGCAGTTACTGT
Above is a genomic segment from Oncorhynchus gorbuscha isolate QuinsamMale2020 ecotype Even-year linkage group LG23, OgorEven_v1.0, whole genome shotgun sequence containing:
- the LOC124011597 gene encoding ganglioside GM2 activator-like, which codes for MSTMKNCIAAVITLCIVMQVNDALKFEKTRTAYSAKIFGFSWENCGKPDDPAVLKTLTLSPDPITVPGDLTASASGNTTVELAAPLAVNVTLEKEVAGFWVTVPCLEEIGSCHYTDGCDLLNQLIPPGQDCPEPLHTYGIPCHCPFKAVSLYCSPSTVPLKLWTSNIDLPYWLTNGHYRVQGVLGAMGKELGCLKITLSVHSNN